A stretch of the Musa acuminata AAA Group cultivar baxijiao chromosome BXJ2-7, Cavendish_Baxijiao_AAA, whole genome shotgun sequence genome encodes the following:
- the LOC135616673 gene encoding 5-amino-6-(5-phospho-D-ribitylamino)uracil phosphatase, chloroplastic-like has protein sequence MVDAMGTGTFLIAHHLLYQRPPSEDVSFKRRQLASCRLPVPSRLMDSTVKLLAKEKNPSWQRISGDLAYTTDFTGLSPGRTWPPVNKADDPMIHNPLLRQERMGCGWLAVIFEWEGVIVEDDDPELEYRAWVALSQEEGKSPPLAFVLRRIEGMKSEQAISEVLCWSRNPTEIRRLASRKEDIRQSFKNGGLCHLRFGSREFMTTLANHKIPLAVASTRRRKALQGEIEAVGAQSFFEVVVAAEEVHRGKPDPEMFIHAARLLGFLPERCIVFGNSISTVEAAREAGMKCVAVASKQPVYELRAADLVVTRLDELSVVDLKKLADVESPELEPGEDRGGSQR, from the coding sequence ATGGTCGATGCCATGGGCACCGGCACGTTCCTCATCGCTCACCACCTGCTCTACCAAAGGCCCCCTTCCGAAGATGTGAGCTTTAAGCGGCGGCAGCTCGCCTCGTGCCGGCTGCCCGTCCCCAGCCGGCTCATGGATTCGACTGTCAAGTTGCTGGCTAAGGAAAAGAACCCTTCCTGGCAGAGGATATCCGGCGATCTCGCTTACACAACCGATTTCACCGGCCTGAGTCCTGGTAGGACGTGGCCTCCCGTGAACAAGGCCGACGACCCGATGATCCACAACCCGCTGCTCCGTCAAGAAAGGATGGGCTGTGGTTGGCTCGCCGTGATCTTCGAATGGGAAGGGGTGATCGTCGAAGACGACGACCCTGAGTTGGAGTACCGGGCCTGGGTGGCGTTGTCCCAAGAAGAAGGGAAGTCGCCGCCCCTGGCCTTCGTTCTGAGGAGAATAGAAGGAATGAAGAGCGAGCAAGCCATCTCCGAGGTTCTTTGCTGGTCACGAAACCCTACGGAGATCAGGAGATTGGCCTCTCGGAAGGAGGACATACGCCAAAGCTTTAAGAATGGCGGTCTCTGTCATCTCCGATTCGGGTCGCGGGAGTTCATGACTACCCTTGCGAACCACAAGATTCCACTGGCTGTGGCGTCCACGCGACGGAGGAAGGCTCTTCAGGGCGAAATCGAGGCTGTCGGTGCGCAGAGCTTCTTCGAGGTGGTCGTGGCAGCAGAGGAAGTGCACAGGGGGAAACCTGATCCGGAGATGTTCATCCACGCCGCCCGGCTTCTGGGTTTTTTGCCGGAGCGGTGCATCGTGTTTGGGAACTCGATATCAACGGTGGAGGCAGCGCGTGAAGCCGGTATGAAGTGCGTCGCAGTCGCAAGTAAGCAGCCGGTGTACGAGCTCCGCGCAGCCGACCTTGTGGTGACGCGCCTTGATGAGCTATCGGTCGTCGACCTGAAGAAACTTGCAGACGTCGAGTCTCCCGAGTTGGAACCAGGAGAGGACCGGGGTGGAAGCCAAAGATGA
- the LOC135616671 gene encoding remorin-like, with amino-acid sequence MAEEAEKVQVSVEPPPPAEEKPDDSKALAVVEKSASQETKSVGSSIDRDVALAQVETEKKLSLIKAWEESEKTKAENKSQKKLSAITSWENSKKATLEAELKKIEEKIENQKAEYAEKMKNKIAMIHKAAEEKKALVEAKRGEELLKAEETAAKYRATGQAPKKGFSCFSA; translated from the exons atggcggaGGAGGCGGAGAAGGTGCAGGTGTCCGTGGAGCCGCCGCCTCCGGCAGAGGAGAAACCGGACGATTCCAAAGCGCTCGCAGTAGTGGAGA AGTCTGCTTCACAAGAGACAAAAAGCGTGGGGAGCTCAATCGATAGAG ATGTTGCTCTGGCACAGGTCGAGACCGAAAAGAAACTGTCTTTGATCAAGGCATGGGAGGAAAGTGAGAAGACGAAAGCTGAGAATAA ATCTCAAAAGAAGCTGTCAGCCATTACTTCATGGGAGAACTCAAAGAAGGCAACTCTAGAAGCAGAGCTGAAAAAGATCGAG GAAAAAATAGAGAACCAGAAGGCAGAATATGCCGAGAAAATGAAGAATAAAATTGCTATGATTCACAAAGCAGCCGAAGAGAAGAAGGCACTGGTGGAGGCTAAGCGTGGGGAAGAGCTTCTGAAGGCAGAAGAAACTGCTGCAAAGTATCGTGCTACAGGGCAGGCTCCTAAGAAGGGATTTAGCTGCTTCAGTGCTTGA
- the LOC103990655 gene encoding proliferating cell nuclear antigen, whose translation MLELRLLQGGLLKKVLEAMRELVTDANFDCSRSGCSLQAMDSSHVALVALLLRSDGFDHFRCDRNRSMGMNLNHVAKLLRCAGNDDIVTLKADDDGDTVTFMFESPKQDKIADFEMKLMDIQSEHLGIPEAEYQAIVKMPSQEFARICRDLSTIGDTVVISVTKEGVKFSTKGDIGSANIVCRQNTTVDKPEESTVIEMKDPVSLTFALRYLISFTKATPLSNTVTVSMSSDLPMVVEYKIADMGYIRYYLAPKIDEDEDQA comes from the exons atgcTGGAGCTCAGGCTGCTGCAGGGCGGGCTGCTAAAGAAGGTGCTGGAGGCGATGCGAGAGCTGGTGACGGATGCCAACTTCGACTGCTCCCGCTCCGGCTGCTCCCTCCAGGCCATGGACTCCAGCCACGTCGCGCTCGTCGCTCTCCTCCTCCGCTCCGACGGCTTCGACCACTTCCGCTGCGACCGCAACCGCTCCATGGGCATGAACCTCAACCACGTCGCCAAGTTGCTGCGCTGCGCCGGCAACGATGACATCGTCACCCTCAAGGCCGACGACGACGGCGACACCGTCACCTTCATGTTTGAGAGCCCCA AGCAGGATAAGATTGCGGATTTTGAAATGAAGTTGATGGATATCCAAAGTGAGCACTTAGGCATTCCTGAAGCAGAATATCAAGCTATTGTAAAGATGCCTTCACAAGAGTTTGCACGAATTTGCAGAGATCTGAGTACCATAGGTGACACTG TTGTAATATCTGTGACAAAGGAAGGAGTGAAGTTCTCAACCAAAGGAGACATTGGAAGTGCAAATATTGTTTGCCGGCAGAACACCACCGTAGACAAG CCGGAAGAATCAACTGTAATAGAGATGAAGGACCCAGTTTCCTTGACGTTTGCTCTTCGCTATCTGATCTCATTTACTAAGGCAACACCTTTGTCAAATACTGTCACAGTAAGCATGTCCTCAGATCTCCCTATGGTTGTCGAGTACAAGATTGCAGACATGGGCTATATCAGATACTACTTGGCTCCCAAGATCGATGAAGATGAAGACCAGGCTTAA
- the LOC103990652 gene encoding uncharacterized protein At3g49055 → MQLAACIPDAMEEQGTDASPIESPPRPDAALRAELESLRDSHRELRSRFAAAEESLAGLRIRDLDLSRALEQASEERDSLRIKLIEAEVSAREEEEEASWAQRWELSHLIEIFKARFNELVEERSRRDGVVSGILDSMRSARGCLSRIGGRISDENLEEDDGEKSNLEDASEVVSKESRLICQLGVAVESKFTEHDKMRRKEKKELENSIVSLTEENRDISSLLRVALVEKEAVEKSLSKLKGSGEQKRGAILQIAERGLQRVGFGFIKGVIGGESQPDQPNSSSVSATSDGSECEEEVISLASTVERIMRNLRLEITDLRRALEESRSESEDLQSLVDKQEEKIIEGELYIKDLEERQILLAKSVEELTTEIKEAGEEAARWREACELEVEAGKAAIVEREKEVGSLREELRRTKSALDTANGKLSLKEKLAKTAMAAQAAAEATLRLADKRAAGLGERIEELTRQLEEEAEHGRRERTGVGRRVRYVCWPWQAFRVAPAARAGSRSRERRRRMMMLPEMEALLRFNI, encoded by the exons ATGCAACTCGCCGCATGCATCCCTGACGCCATGGAAGAGCAAGGCACCGACGCGTCCCCGATCGAGAGCCCCCCTCGCCCTGATGCCGCCCTCCGGGCCGAGCTCGAATCCCTTCGGGATTCCCACCGCGAGCTCCGATCCAGATTCGCGGCCGCGGAGGAGTCCCTTGCGGGTCTTCGAATCCGCGATCTCGATCTCTCCCGGGCACTGGAGCAAGCATCGGAGGAGCGGGACTCGCTCAGGATCAAGCTCATCGAGGCGGAGGTCTCCgctagggaggaggaggaggaagcgagTTGGGCGCAAAGATGGGAACTTTCGCACCTGATCGAGATCTTCAAAGCTAGGTTTAACGAGCTGGTGGAGGAAAGGAGCAGAAGAGACGGAGTGGTGTCGGGGATCCTTGATTCGATGAGATCGGCGAGAGGCTGCTTGAGCAGGATTGGCGGGAGGATCAGCGACGAAAACTTGGAGGAAGACGATGGGGAAAAGTCCAATCTCGAGGACGCATCGGAGGTTGTCTCGAAGGAGAGCAGATTGATCTGCCAGCTTGGGGTGGCAGTGGAATCAAAGTTTACGGAACACGACAAgatgaggaggaaggagaagaaggagctgGAGAACAGCATCGTCAGTTTGACGGAGGAGAACAGGGACATCAGCAGCTTGCTCAGGGTTGccctggtggagaaggaggccgTGGAGAAGAGCCTTAGTAAGCTGAAGGGAAGCGGGGAGCAGAAGCGGGGTGCGATTCTGCAGATAGCTGAGAGAGGGCTGCAGAGGGTCGGATTTGGCTTCATAAAGGGGGTCATCGGCGGCGAGTCACAGCCGGATCAACCAAACAGTTCCAGTGTCAGTGCTACCTCCGACGGCAGCGAATGCGAGGAGGAGGTGATCAGTCTG GCTTCTACCGTTGAAAGGATAATGAGAAATCTGCGCCTTGAGATAACTGATCTAAGACGAGCCCTGGAGGAGTCCAG GTCAGAGAGTGAGGATTTGCAGTCTCTCGTCGATAAACAAGAAGAGAAGATCATAGAGGGTGAACTGTACATAAAAGATCTGGAAGAGAGACAAATCTTGCTGGCTAAAAGT GTTGAAGAGCTGACGACCGAGAtaaaggaagcaggagaagaggccgCAAGATGGAGGGAAGCTTGTGAACTGGAGGTAGAAGCTGGAAAAGCTGCAATCGTAGAGcgtgagaaggag GTCGGTTCGCTGAGAGAGGAGCTGAGGAGAACGAAGTCAGCGCTGGATACAGCAAACGGTAAGCTGAGCTTGAAGGAGAAGCTGGCGAAGACCGCGATGGCGGCTCAGGCTGCCGCAGAAGCAACCTTGCGGCTGGCGGACAAGAGGGCGGCTGGGCTTGGGGAGCGGATCGAGGAGCTCACGAGGCAGCTAGAGGAAGAGGCGGAGCACGGCAGAAGAGAGAGGACCGGAGTCGGAAGGCGGGTGAGGTATGTCTGCTGGCCGTGGCAAGCCTTCAGAGTCGCGCCCGCTGCTCGAGCGGGTTCCAGGAgcagggagaggaggaggaggatgatgatgcTGCCTGAAATGGAGGCTCTGCTGCGTTTCAACATATAG